The DNA window GGTGTTCTAAGGCTTTTTCAGGGTCTTCCGCTTTGACAACACCTGATGCCAGTAAAACTCCTGCAGATCCAAGCTCAAGAGCAGCCTGCAAGTCCTCTCCTTTGGATATTCCTGCACCACAGAGTACTTTCACATCTTCATTTACATTTTTAACTGCATCTACTGAACCTTTAACCACCTGAGGATCTGCACTTGACACTGGTACCCCAGTACCTATTAGTTCTGGTGGTTCTATTGCTATATAATCGGGTCCAAGGGATGCTGCTGATGCGCTTGTATTTACATTATTAGTACAGACTATAGTAGAAAGACCCGCTTTACCAGCGGCTTTTACCGAAGAATCAATATCTGCAAGTGTTAACCGTCGCTCGGAATGATTTACCAGTGTACCGATTGCACCAGCATCTTTTACACATTGAGCCAAAATCTGACCTGTGTGACTTCCTCCATCAATTCCATCGATGTGCTGTGAATAAACAGGAACATCCACCTGTGAAGCCACCTGGTATATATCACAGAATTGGGGTGATACACCTATATCCACATTATATTTTTCTGATACATTTTTGCAGGCTTTTGCAATTGTTACGGCTTTTTCTCCTGTACCCTGTAGATAGGTCTTT is part of the Methanohalobium evestigatum Z-7303 genome and encodes:
- the tpiA gene encoding triose-phosphate isomerase: MNSSKSPLIVVNLKTYLQGTGEKAVTIAKACKNVSEKYNVDIGVSPQFCDIYQVASQVDVPVYSQHIDGIDGGSHTGQILAQCVKDAGAIGTLVNHSERRLTLADIDSSVKAAGKAGLSTIVCTNNVNTSASAASLGPDYIAIEPPELIGTGVPVSSADPQVVKGSVDAVKNVNEDVKVLCGAGISKGEDLQAALELGSAGVLLASGVVKAEDPEKALEHLVSQI